In Terriglobales bacterium, a genomic segment contains:
- a CDS encoding PAS domain-containing protein, with protein MPHLDWIWERRNGAPVLLASSVLVFAIALVDWWTKPYFSLGFLYLFPIMLAAGFLPRWAIAALGLACALLSERFSNLDPADAHIRLGFETLALCGCGLLTFEVLRNKRLSLEAQERMRVLVETSPAAIVTVEERGFIELANQAAAQLMAPHNGVLVGQPIAAYLPELHHALRPEEGPQFRSSMQCRGHRGNGESFLA; from the coding sequence ATGCCCCACTTGGATTGGATCTGGGAGCGGCGTAATGGTGCGCCGGTTCTGCTTGCTAGTAGTGTCCTCGTCTTCGCAATAGCTTTGGTGGATTGGTGGACGAAGCCGTACTTCTCTTTGGGTTTTCTCTATCTGTTTCCTATCATGCTCGCCGCAGGCTTCCTTCCTCGGTGGGCGATCGCTGCATTAGGTTTGGCATGTGCATTGCTCAGCGAGCGTTTCAGTAACCTGGATCCGGCCGATGCCCATATTCGGCTGGGATTTGAAACTCTAGCCCTTTGTGGCTGCGGACTGCTGACGTTTGAGGTTTTGCGGAACAAACGGTTGAGCCTTGAAGCGCAAGAACGAATGCGGGTCCTCGTCGAAACAAGCCCGGCCGCAATCGTAACGGTCGAGGAGCGAGGCTTCATCGAACTAGCCAATCAAGCCGCGGCCCAACTCATGGCTCCCCACAACGGCGTCCTCGTAGGCCAGCCGATCGCCGCCTATCTGCCGGAACTGCATCACGCACTGCGTCCCGAAGAAGGTCCGCAGTTCCGGAGTTCGATGCAATGTCGTGGCCATCGTGGAAACGGGGAGTCCTTTCTGGC